DNA sequence from the Lycium barbarum isolate Lr01 chromosome 5, ASM1917538v2, whole genome shotgun sequence genome:
tgttaatcacaTATCTTCTCTTtatagtgttgaatttcggaatctaAGAATTGTAGTTTATACCCAGTttggggggttttgcttgaaataataaattaggctaatccttgagctaaatcagcaattagtggttgggttatgatcacctacaatttaatttggcattttgcttccgaatttcccgtttgcccttgtgggcccgttttcccaatttctaggttTAAACTTGCCCTAAAtggaatagtagcaatattagtatcatttttcatgatttctaatctagaattcgattatggtTAGACTACTTTGATTTTGAGGTTCAGCtgaaaggcaaggcaaatgagtgagttattggtgttgcgattcggccatccaggtaggttatgacatACCCTTGGTAGAAaaccccgtgggcaaagatccggggtcctgtctgtctgttgggaaaagattcgggacgggtggaacttagacttcgcgagtcacactgggttgtgcttacgagacgtcgatatttccgtctggagtatatctgtacacaacatttgcatggcattgcattgcattcatacactattgcattgcattacattatggcttgattttgagatgtttggtgaTGTACATGTGATGTTGGATTtggacttgatatattcagacttggaacatttgggattagatgcttacttaggcaatgacgtggcTTAGATTGATTACGTTTGGCTTACACTTGTTGGTTTCTCTGCTTATTTGCTTTATTATctggattgtgttagctatgcttagtcagtCGATGATGCCTACCAATATTGTTGctttgtactaacctgcacttgctgcattccattatgaatgtagagtatcaagtcggatccacttccgtgacgtgtggttgatagtcgcttcagctctATTCTCGAGATTATAGGCTGAGCATGACCGtccactgccttgaagacttttctatctttatgtgctattctattcagagacatagacacttataTATTAtgattccagacttgtattatttccctttagatgctcttgtattatccagactagaccctgggggtgttacTATCATTACGCACTATTATACCACTTATTATCCagacttgtatatatatatatatatatatatatatattctatttcgttgcttaatttcattcttttatgcatttattcattgttgggttgagggtttgcttaccgaTGCGAGaaagtaagtgcccgcacggcttaagTAAAATAGGTTGTGACAAGTATCTtgtgtatatccatgtatatatGTAGACTGGCCAACACACTATTTAGTCAAATGGCCCAAAATTAAGGTACCTATTAACTAAACATTCTAATTATGGCCATTTTACAAAGACGAAGGCTAATTAGGTAAAAGAacccaaggttgtgtccccgttagatagagtgtatgatcatggatattgatcttgatatatttctaatggatcattatatgaatgcacttaacctctatatcAATCTCTACtgtttcccaataaataaagattatctctttctatgattttcccaaatacaagAAAGTAACTACGAAGAAAGATTAATTAtgtcaagtaaattcttcttattcctaagtgaatttattaaacaaagtttaaagctttgagtccttgttatttattcttaccaaccctaattattttcccaaataaatcaaggtttgtggctttaatcaatgtttgcaaccattaattatgaatgaagaatgaaaaataaataaaccctaataattcattatgtgtaTATTAATAACAAATCCAAtgacaaaacacccatcattgggttcacaaccctagtaagggaatttagctactcatgacaaagaacaaataataagaaattgaagaattcataattgcttatttgaaagaaaagaggaattgataatacttgaattgatgtttgaatcttcaaaaactagagagtatttgatATTTTAAGTCAAGAGACAAACATCTAATAACTGATaacaattaaaaccctacaatgaactatttataggtttcaaaacgtAAAAGTCCCAGGcggtacttatacggtccgtataacttttcACAGACCATATAAGACTTATACGGCCTTCATCCTTGTGTCTGCAGAGAAAACACGAACTGGCATTACacggttcgtataattttatatggctCGTACAACTTGATCGTGAAACTTCTTCCAACCTTCATCACatccacttatacggcccgtataatattatacggtccgcataagtgTTCGTGTTTCAGCATCTCTCTACTGCGACATTCTGTTGCTTTGCTTAATTTTATACGACCATagatacggtccatataatattatacagaccgtGAAAATCAATTCTCAATACAAAATTTCTGTAACTTCCAATTCTTGAACCCGAACTTTCCGATTTACCTaaaacatgacaaaaacacatAAAACAACACGTACTTGCCTAAAAACAGGTAAAACTTCTTGTAAGAGAGTATCAATTGTGCCACAATTTCCCGTCACAtcagcgatccttatcctatgctGGCATACATAGTTTCAGACTATCTGAGCCTTCTCCGTAATCTGTGTAACTCCTAAAACATAAACATGAATATAATTGACTTAGTAGCCCATTAATTGTATAAACATGATTTTAAACATGATTTTGTGAGTGTATTATAACATGAAGATAGATATATAGtaaaacttgtatgaaaacatggaagctTGTAGAATTTCATTaaataaacataaaagttcatatcttgcatttaagaactcatggaatgcaaagtatgagttttcatggattacagacagattctcaataaccaaaaatggaatattaagaacacaataacgaattattAATACAAGAATGTTACATCATGAACATGTACATAGGTTTATCAAGAACATGACTGGAAACCCTAGTGGTAAAatttcgtataatcatggaagaacgtggcgtggggaagagcAATAATGtttccacacgtagatagaaaccctgcATAACTGTaacgctccaaaacttgtataaAAGTCTGAACTTTAAGTAAAAGTCCAAAAGCCTTAGTCTTGAATCCTTGTgatgggttttcaagaaaaccgtaggttaggaataatgattttatatttagaaatcatggatacatgttagaattcacttgaaagGTTTGGACTAGGCTTACCTTATTGTATTGGATTGGTGGGAGAATAAAACCTTCATGTTAGGCTTGAGAAtatgaaaaatagaataaaaggCTGAAGTTCCATATTTATACTTTTACTGCATCGAAAAAATATACGGTCAATTTATATGACCCGTATTTTGatatacagtccatataaattGATCGTAATTCCATTGGTCGAATTTCTAGAAACTATGATTTTTTCCACGAGATTTACAGACCGGAAATACGGTCTGCATTTCTTTATACGGCCATaagtacggtccgtatttagtgaCCGTATTCCTACTGTCAATTTCCAGAACCCAAGTTTATTTTCCCATGCATTGACATGGACCAAAGTACCGTCCGTATTTATTTATACTGTCTGTATAGCTTGGCGTAAAGCTAGTACTTTACTGAAGTCAAATGAATTTAATTCTAACACTCCCCATCTGGTTTTCTACGTCCTGAATCATGAACATAGCTTAGTTAGGAGGTATGAGGTGTTACAACACCTGCGCGTCATTCTCCTTCTTGTATCTCAAATCTAAGTATATTTAAGTGTATTTCatggcttcttctccttcttgtatctcagatctgagtgtatttaaaattttgtatctgaaattttgttgaaatacagtcaaatacattcGTTGGTTGATTGTATTTTGGAGGGCGAACTAGATGTATTTGAATATATGTGTTGGTTGAATGATCTATGTACAAATGTTTGTATACATTTTTTCGAGTACATACAGTGTATTTAAAATTTTgcgaaatacattcaaatacagttGTTGGTTGATCATATTTTTGGACACAAACTCGATTTATTTGACTGTATGTGTTGTTTgaataatctatatatatatatatatatatatatatatatatatatatatatatatatatatatatatatatatatatatatatatatatatatatatatatatatagatatttgCATACAATTTTTCGAGTAAATACAATGTATTTAAAATTTTGCATCTGAAATTTTGttgaaatacattcaaatacagtcgAATACATTCAACTACACCCAAAACAAAAGGATACATTAATATATAAACACACTAAAATACACAACCCCAATCGTGTATTTAAATGCACTTAAATACATCATTTTGAATACACATGTATTCAAAGAAACTAAGGTTGCATGTATtcaaatacagtcaaatacacgTGACATCAGATAAGATTGGATATAACTGAACAGTATATTCAAATATATTGAAATACAATAAATACAGAGAAAATGCCTAAATATAGCTACAAATTGTAAATAACGAAAAGATAGCTACAGATTGAAAGCAAGCATTAAAAGTTAGTTATTTACGTAAGTTGCCGAATAATAATTGAAGCATTACGAAGCAAACAAACTGCCAATACAAAGAGAAATCCTCCCCAATTTTTTCTTGCGAGTACaatcttcttttctttttaagaTAGCTGTGCAAATTAAAGCAACTCCAAATATAATAAGCCAAATGAAGTTTCCCAAAAAGAAAAGGCAAGGCAACTAGCTAAACTAGATTTAGCAAGGACAAATTTACATGTTCGCTTGCTTCAATTGAATCACAAAAAAATTAAAGCAGTTGCTTCATTTTCTATCTCTTCTTTTTCATATAGTTATTTATTTTGTGGTTTCATATACCCCCCAACCATGCATCAAACAAAATAGAAGTCCCATCCCATTTACCATGATGAGTTTGAACAAATTAAAAAGCCTTACACGTGAGTAGTACTCTTCAAATGTTCATAGAAAGTTGAGAAAAATCATCAGATAATCCTCTTGAAGATCTTGCATCAGCTTCACTTGCATAagaagaataaaaatcatcatcCCCATCTCTCTCTTTTACTTCATCAATTTTCTCCATTGCTTCTTTCATATCAAACCTCTTCTCCATATCAAGATCACAACAACCCAATGCTATCTTCAATAGCCTCATCATTTCCCCTTCTGCATTCTTCGTCCCCCTCATGTCCTTCTCGAATACCTCTACGTCCGATGAGTCTTCGTTGACTACGGACCGTACCCATGTTGCCAAATCCGTGTCACTTCCCTTTCCTTGTTGCAAGAAATTGGACGGGAATTTGCCCGTTATGATCTCGAGTATTAATATTCCGAGTGTCCATACATCGTTTTTTCGTGTGATTCGCCCACTATGCTTGAATTCAGGAGATTTGTAAGCGATCATATGTTCTTGAGCATGCTCTAGGTTTACTACGGGTAGTAAGGCATAGTCCGTGAGAAGTGGCTCGTAGGATTCGTTTAGAAGAACGTTGGAGGATTTGAGGTGACCATGGGGTGCTGTCAAGCTTGGTAGCTCGTTGTAGAGGTATAATAGTCCTTTGGCTACTCCCTTTACAATTTTTAACCGGGTTGGCCAATCCAAGCTCGGTTGCCCGCGGGATTTATTGCCTGAAAAAGATTCATTAACCGTCAACAATCACATACATTGaagacataattaaataaataaaagtataCCATGTCTAAAAATGTAATTTTTTAGATAAAATAGTCAAACGATGCAATATAATATCATAGCAGAAGGTTATGGATTCAAATCTCAAACCACCcattatcaacaacaaaaaaaaaaaaaaaaaaaaaaacaaaacaaaacaaaacaaaaaatttaCGTGATTAATCAATGAAATGAGGTTCGCAGACAAGTGAGGGAtgactcagtggttaagcacctccacccacgaccggtaggtcctgggttcaagtcacactggaggggaagtgtggaaacactataaatccccTCCTAAATGgggtgggaaaaaaaaaaaaaatgaggttcGCATGTGAGGCGTGTGTTAAAACTATGattaaataactaaataaaagtTTATTCTCTAGAAAGACTTATGCTTCTTAGATGATATCATCAAAATTCAACGAGGGGCAATTCATATCAATTCAATTGCCAAACAATGATGAGAATAGTAAAGAAGATAGTGTACTACATAAATTAGTGACTTCTGATACTACATAAATTAGTGACTTCTGAAGTTTATCGAGACCAACTAACTAATCAAGGCTAAAAACTATCGATGCTCCAGGGTTCAGGAAGAGAAATTCTTAACCATTTGTCATATCGTAATCGTAACATTGAATTTTGAAAAGTGCCAGAATAATAAATAAGCATAAAGTACGTACCATGAAGATGAACTGCAAGGCTGACGTTGTTGACATACTCGGAGACCAAAAGTTTTTCCTCCTTCCTATAATAGAAAGCGACAACAGGAAGCAAGTTCTTATGATTCAACCTGCCTAGCCTTCTCATATGCTCATGAAAATCTTCCTTGCCTACATTATTCATTTGCCTAAACCTTTTGACAACCATAACAGGTCCAGTGCTAAGTGCAGCTTTATAAGTTGATCCAAATACCCCACTACCCAATATTTCAGCTGAAGCCTTTAATAAATCTGGCAAGTCAAACTTTTCTATGTCATCTTTCAAGAATAGAAGTTTCTGCTGAGGTTGTTCAGGCCTTTTTGGGCCCGGTCCCTCCGGAGAACGGTCAGGTGGAGCCACTACTTGCCCCTGTTCCATCTTGTCTAGGTCTGCTGAGGGCGCCTTCTGGTGAGTGGCGCCCCCGGCAGTACCAGATGAAGAAGCAATTGCTCTTGCTTCCGTTTCAGGCATCTGCTTGCGCTGACGAAGAATGATGATAACAACGACAATTGCTGCTACTGCTGCTGCCACTGTGATAACCACCAATATAATTGTCCAAAGAGCTATTTTTGGTTCACTCGTGCATTTCGATAACGGACCGTCACAAAGATCATTACCTGTATTATtaagaaatgaataaaatgagaAGATGTTTACTAAGATCATGAGATATAAAACGTGCATTAGTTTTGTTTAGTATAGGGGCAAAACAAAATGAATAATTACCTTATTATAATGTCAAGAATAATGCAAAGTTGTTAACAATTTTTTCAAAACAGTTTATACTAAAAATATTTCAACTAACAATATAGCTAATCCATCATGTGACTAAACAACCActtctctttttaaaaaaataaaataaaaattgtgtGCTTcgtttgtctcaatttatgtacaCAATttagatttcgagagtcaaacttctttattttattgtaaattcAAACatacaattttaatttttttgaaaaaataatttacatatttagacaTAAAAATACCACTAATCACAAAAAATTTAACACAAATTAGTCATAAACTTATTAAAAATGGGGCCCCGAAAATTTGATGGCCCAAGGCCATTGCCTTAGTGGCTTGGGCCTTGAACGGGCCCTGTCCTCTGTCTCAATTATGaccctgtttggatgggcttatgcatataagctgcaaacagcttattaactaaaaaaaattaagttgagatagtctaacttattttttttttggcttataagctgttttcagcttataagctgctttagataagctaagtcaactgggcccaattatttttttgagcttattttaagcacaaaatgactttaagctggccagccaaacactcaaaaaagctgaaaacagcttataagcaacttataagccaatccaaacgggctctatgtaatatagtttgactagacaaATAGTTTACGAAAAAAAATGAAAGACAATTAAAACTTATAGTCTAGTGTGATtgtaatcatttcattaaagataaaaagGGAAGTTTTAactaaaattattttaaatatcaaAATGCATCATTTTTttaacagactaaaaagaaagtatatcacataaattggtgCACAGGAAGTAATATTTTAGGAGTGGTGAAGGAAAGAACTATGCCAAACATAACATAATTCCACAATTTAAATAGTAAGCATTTACTTCTTACTGTCGCGATGGAATTATGGCAGTTTAATTTAAGAAAACGGAGGAAGGAACAAGATATTAATACAGTGGAAGGAACGACATAATAACCATGCTAGGACTGAGGAAAAAAAACATGTTGAGATATGATGTAATGTGGGAGTATATCAAGTATATCGTATTGTATATCAGTGTATACAGGCAGAGCTATCTAAGTAAGTTCTTAGGTTGATCATTAGTTTGTGATTAGTTTTAATGATTAGGTGACAGCTGTAATTAGCTGTAACTGAATTCAATTACATATGCATACTATATAAGTGCATATGTGCAATGCAATTAGGGCTTGATCTATCAATAGAAATATCTTCTTCTTCCATCCTTCTCTCGGTTACACTAAAACTGCCATGGCAGCGTTAAGCTTCAGCTCAAGCTGTTGAGCTCATAATTTCGTGTAACACCTTGTGTTACATTAGACGAAATAATTTATGCTAAAGATTCATTTAAAGTAAGAAAACATGTTAAATGAACACTAGAGATAAGTTATTCA
Encoded proteins:
- the LOC132642347 gene encoding pollen receptor-like kinase 2, with the translated sequence MPSSHHKPYYFSFVAALCKGAHPQVRAPPPLVYAMSGPQYRYSNHNRHHQHHHHHLFLVVLFVAFAVAPTSSENSEAEILFRFIKSLNKNGTFSNWNLNVPPCDKNNDKSNWDTVICENGFVFGLQLENKGLSGTIDVDALKELPNFRTISVENNNFEGPIPTLSKIAGLKTAYFDNNKFSGQIDNTVFEGMHWLKKIHIANNQLTGKIPSVLGQLPKLTELRLENNKFEGQIPDFNQERIKDMNFANNSLEGPIPRGLSSLKASSFEGNDLCDGPLSKCTSEPKIALWTIILVVITVAAAVAAIVVVIIILRQRKQMPETEARAIASSSGTAGGATHQKAPSADLDKMEQGQVVAPPDRSPEGPGPKRPEQPQQKLLFLKDDIEKFDLPDLLKASAEILGSGVFGSTYKAALSTGPVMVVKRFRQMNNVGKEDFHEHMRRLGRLNHKNLLPVVAFYYRKEEKLLVSEYVNNVSLAVHLHGNKSRGQPSLDWPTRLKIVKGVAKGLLYLYNELPSLTAPHGHLKSSNVLLNESYEPLLTDYALLPVVNLEHAQEHMIAYKSPEFKHSGRITRKNDVWTLGILILEIITGKFPSNFLQQGKGSDTDLATWVRSVVNEDSSDVEVFEKDMRGTKNAEGEMMRLLKIALGCCDLDMEKRFDMKEAMEKIDEVKERDGDDDFYSSYASEADARSSRGLSDDFSQLSMNI